The sequence CGCGATCTCGCCGGAGTCGATCCGCTTCGACAAGTTCGGCACCGGCACCTTCACGAGGAAGAACACGATGACCTGCACGACCAGTGCGATCGTCGCCCAGATCAGGCAGTCCAGCACGTTGGCCGAATGCGCGATGGCGCTGACCAGCGGCGCCACGAAGCCGAGCAGGCTGAGGCCGAGCGCGATCGCCGCGGCCGGCTGATTGTCTCGGATGAGCTGGAACTCGTTATGCGGGGTGATGCGGGTGTAAACGAACAGATAGGCCACGATGGCGATCAGCCCGGTGCAGAAATAGACCAGGAAGGCGGGCAGGCCGGCGAGTGATTGCAGGATCATCGTTCCCCCATCGTGCAGCGACCATTCGTCGGCGGGGGAAGGGTAGTGGTTCAAACATTAGAGAGGGGTGAAGTCGCGTCGGCGCAATTGCTGGACCCCTTCCAGCAAGCGGGAGAGGCGAAGACGCCCCAAAAAACAAAACCCCGCCATTTGCGGCGGGGTCCAGGCTGGGAGGAGCGAGCCTGACTGGGCTCGCGACGTAAACCCAGGATCAGGCGGGAATGCGCTCTTCGTGCTCGTGCGGCTCGCGCAGCACGTAGCCGCGGCCCCACACGGTCTCGATGAAGTTGCGTCCCTCGGAAGCGTTGGCCAGCTTCTTGCGGAGCTTGCAGATGAAGACGTCGATGATCTTCAGCTCGGGCTCGTCCATGCCGCCATAGAGATGGTTGAGGAACATTTCCTTGGTGAGGGTCGTGCCCTTGCGCAAGCTGAGCAGCTCCAGCATCTGATATTCCTTGCCGGTCAGATGCACGCGCTGGCCGCCGACTTCCACCGTCTTGGTGTCGAGGTTGACGACGAGGTCGCCGGTCTGGATGACCGACTGGGCATGGCCCTTGGAGCGGCGCACGATCGCGTGGATGCGGGCAACCAGCTCGTCCTTGTGGAAGGGCTTGGTCATGTAGTCGTCGGCGCCGACGCCGAGACCCTTGACCTTGTCCTCGATGCCGGCGAGGCCGGAGAGGATCAGAATCGGTGTCTTGATCTTGGAAACCCGGAGCTGCTTGAGCACGTCGTAGCCGGACATGTCGGGCAGGTTGAGGTCGAGGAGAATAATGTCGTAATCGTATAGTTTACCGAGATCGACGCCTTCTTCCCCCAAATCGGTCGTGTAGACGTTGAAGCTCTCAGACTTCAACATCAGCTCGATCGACTGCGCGACGGCGCTGTCATCTTCAATCAGCAAAACGCGCATGCCAGTTCCCCATAGTCGCCGCTCCTGGGCGTCAGGTCGGCCGCATTCGCGGCACTCAACAAAACGCCTTTGAACAACTGATTCGGATCCTGACAACAGATGGTTAACAAACTCTGATTCTGGAACGCAAGTCCCCCCGGTGCAATTTTTGTCGAATCGCCCTAAGGTCTTGCGCGTGAAGCAGCTTTCGTCACCGAGCTCCGTTCAAGTTCCACTTTAAGAGACGGGCCTAACCGACTCCCGCGACTCAGCCTTCTTCTGAAGGGAAGCCACGCTCAGTCTCAAAGACAGTGACGCAATGATTAATGATGCGGGTAAACACGAAGTTAAGCGCCGTTCAGAAATATGGCGAAACTTAAGGTTTTCACCGGGAAGTCCCGAATGACCCCAACGCGCCCCTTGATGAAGGCCCACCGATGAAGGCTCTGGCCGAACAGATCGGCGACATCGACGGCATCAACATCTACGGCCGCGTGGTCGGCGTGCGCGGCCTGATGGTCGAGGTGGCCGGCCCCATTCACGCCATGTCGGTCGGCGCACGCCTGGTGATCGAGACCGGCGCCAACCGCACCATCCCGTGCGAGGTCATTGGCTTCTCCGGCAACAACGCTGTCGTGATGCCCTTCGCCGGCCTCGACGGCGTACGCCGTGGCTGCAAGGCGGTGATCGCCAATGCCGCCAATCAAGTGCGGCCGTCGGCCGCCTGGCTCGGCCGCGTCGTCAACGCGCTGGGCGAACCGATCGACGGCAAGGGCCCCTTGCCGCAAGGTTCCTCGCCGATGCCGTTCCGCAACCAGCCGCCGCCGGCACATTCGCGCAAGCGCGTCGGCGCGCCGCTCGATCTCGGCGTGCGCGCGATGAACACCTTCCTCACCTGCTGTCGCGGCCAGCGCATGGGCATCTTCGCGGGCTCCGGCGTCGGCAAGTCGGTGCTGCTGTCGATGCTGGCGCGGAACGTCGATGCCGCGGTCAGCGTCATCGGACTGATCGGCGAACGCGGCCGCGAGGTGCAGGAATTCCTGCAGGACGATCTCGGCGAGGTGGGTCTTGCGCGCTCCGTCGTCGTGGTCGCGACCTCGGACGAGCCGGCGCTGATGCGCCGCCAGGCCGCGTATCTCACGCTCGCGGTCGCCGAGTATTTTCGCGACGAGAACCAGGACGTGCTCTGCCTGATGGATTCGGTGACGCGCTTTGCCATGGCCCAGCGTGAAATCGGCCTGTCCGCCGGCGAGCCGCCGACGGCCAAGGGCTACACGCCGACCGTGTTCACCGAGCTGCCGAAGCTTCTGGAGCGCGCCGGACCGGGCCTCGGCGAGGGCGCCATCACCGCGATCTTCACCGTGCTTGTCGACGGCGACGACCATAACGAGCCGATTGCGGACGCCGTGCGCGGCATCCTCGACGGCCACATCGTGATGCAGCGCTCGATCGCCGAGCGCGGCCGCTACCCCGCCATCAACATCCTCAAATCCGTCTCACGCACCATGCCGAAATCGGCCGATCCGCAGTTCTGGCCGACCATCCAGAAGGCGCGCGCGGTGATGGCGACCTATGCCGACATGGAGGAATTGATCCGGCTCGGCGCCTATCGGGCCGGCTCCAGCCCCGAGGTCGACGAGGCGATCCGCCTGCACGAGCCGCTGGAAGCCTTCCTGCGCCAACGCAAGGACGAAAATGCATCACTGGCGGACGGCTACCGCCAGTTGGCGCAAATCCTCGGGAATTTGGAAACGGAACGCTAACTTTGTCCGGTCATCATCCGATCCCACAGAGTAGCAGAGCCGGTCTTGGCCCTATCAGGGCCTGTGGGGAGACCGGTGCCGTCCCACGTGCAGCGAGGGGACTTCTGGGGAGTACGAGTCGATGAAGTCACGAGATACCCTCATCCGCCTGAAGAAGTTTCAGGTCGACGAGAAGCGCCGCCGGGTCACCCAGATCGAGACTATGATCGCCGACTTCCAGCGGATGTCGGTGGACCTCGAACGTGAGATCCAGACCGAGCAGGACCGCGCCGGGATCAACGATCCCTCGCACTTCGCTTATCCGACCTATGCCAAGGCCGCGATCCAGCGCCGCGAGAACCTGACCCGCTCGGCCGACGAGCTCAAGGGCCAGCTCGATGAAGCCAAGGCCGCGCTGGCCGAGGCCTTCGAGGAGCTGAAGAAGGTCGAGCTGCTCGACGAGCGCGACCAGGCCCGTGAGCGCGCCGAAGAGAACGCCCGCGAGCAGGCTGACCTCGACAGCATCGGCCTGATGCGCGCCCGCATCGGCGCGGTCGCCTGACGGCGACAGTCAGCCGGATCACCGATAAATCCGCAAAACCCGGACCCGCAAGGTCCGGGTTTTCGTATGTGCTGTCCACAGTGTGGCGCGGCGCCCCTTGGTGGTCGGCTTCGTCGCGCGCTATGGTGGTGCAGTGCCAGGGCTTGCGCGGAACGCGACGGCCCGCGTGTCGGGGGGCTGAATGCTGACGCCAGCAGAGCTGGTCGGGCTGATTGAGGCGGTGGCGAAGGGCGATCAGGCCGCGTTCGAGCGCCTCTACGTCGCCACGCGCGCGAAACTTTATGGCGTCGTGCTCCGTATCTTGCGCCGGCAGGATCTTTCGGAGGAGGTCATCCAGGAGACCTACGTCAAGATCTGGAACAGTGCCGGTCAGTTCAATCCGGCGCTGTCCTCGCCGATCACGTGGATGGCCTCGATTGCGCGCAACCGTGCCATCGACGTCGTGCGCAAGAAGTCGGAAGTTTCCATCGAGGAAGAGCCTCAGGCGATGGAGGTGGCTGCCGACAGTCCCGATCCGCTGGCGCGGCGGGAGATGACGGAGGAGTTGAAGCGGCTCCTGGAATGTATCGGCCGGCTCGAGCCGGACCGCCAAAGGCTCGTGCTGCTCGCCTATTACAACGGCTGGAGCCGCGAGCAATTGGCGGAGAAGTTCGCCACGCCCGTCAACACGGTGAAGACGTGGCTCCGGCGCAGCATGCTGGATATCCGGGAATGTCTCGGACTGTGATGGCTTGGATGACGAGGATGGTTCTGGACTGCAATTGATGGCCCACACGGAGGACCATATCGCGCTCGCCGCGGAATATGCGCTCGGCACCCTCGATGCCGACGAGCGCGCGCAGGTCGAGACCATGATGGCGGTGGATCCGGCGTTCGCCGAGATGGTGCAGGCCTGGGCCTTCCGGCTCGGCGTCCTCAACCAGATGGTGGGCTCGGTCGAGCCGCGTCCGATCGTGTGGGAGAATATCAGGTCGGAGATCGCGCGCACCGCGCTTGCCCAAGAGCCGCCTGCGCCTGCCGAAGCTTCGCCGCCACCACTTCTGCCCACCCCAGAATTGCCAACGCCGGAAACCGCCTCGTCGGACTCTCCGGCCGAGGCGGTACCGTCCCCTGAGCCGCCGCATGGCGAAGCGGAGCAGCCGGACACGCCGCGTCCCGCACCCGATGTCATCCCGGACATCGCGCCGCAATTCATCCCGCAGGTCCATGCGCCCGACCTCAACATCGTCCGCGCGCCCGAGGCGCCGGTCACCGGCGACGGCAATGTGATCCGCCTCGAGGGGCGCGTGAAGCGCTGGCGCAGCATTGCATCCGCCGTCGGCGCGCTCGCGGCCGCGCTGCTCGTGACGCTGTCGCTGCAGATCTTCCTGCCTGATGCGCTGCCGGGCGCCTTGCGTCCTGCGCCCCGCATCCAGACGGTGGAGGTGAAGACGCCTGCCGCGCCGCTCACCGCCTCTGCGCAATATGTCGCCCTGCTCCAGGGCCAGGCGGGCGGCCCCGCCTTCATCCTCACCATCGACGGCGCGACGCGAAATTTCACGGTGCGCAAGGTTGGCGCCACCCCGGAGCCCGGCAAGAGCTTCGAGCTCTGGCTGATCTCCGACAAGCTGCCGCGGCCGCGCTCGCTCGGCGTGATCGGTGCGAGCGATTTCACCGCGCGTCCGTTGCTCGCGTCCTACGATTCCGACGTCGTCAACGGCGCGACCTACGCCGTCACCGTCGAGCAGGCCGGCGGTTCACCCAATGGCGAGCCGACCTCCGCCCCGGTGTTCTCCGGCAAGCTGATCGAGACGGTGCCGCCGGCGCAAGCGCAGCAACAGCCGCCCGCCAGGAAGTAATTCCGTAGCCTGGATGAGCGAAGCGATATCCGGGACCAGCAGCCCCGCATGTCGCTTCGCTCATGCGGGCTGCCAGACGCTTCTGTCGCCAGGGTCCATTCCGCCGTCGCATCCCGACAAGTCCCGCCGAATCCGCTCGCGATTTGAACCTCCCTGCAGTCCGCGGCGTCAAATCCCCGGAATTTGCAGTCGGCGCCGCCGATCGCGGAGCTGGAGAGGGCTAGAAATCAGATGGATGCAGCGAAAGCGCCCGGCATCTTCATTCACCAGTATGCGGGACTGCCGCACGGCCCGGCCTTCGAGCAATGGCGCGAGCGGGCGTTCGGCTCCTGCGGCCTCGATATCGGGCCGAGCCAGGGCGACAGCATCGATTGCCGGCTCCAGGTCAGCATCGTCGACAACATCGCGCTCGCGATTCCCGAAGGCGCCTCCGCGCAATATTCGCGCAGGCAGAGCCACCTTGCCGACGGCAGCGACGATCTCGTGCTGATTGCTGCCCATGCGGGCCGCATCCGCGTCGGGCAGAACGGCCATACCGTGGATCTCGAGCCGGCGCAGATGGTGCTCGTCGACATGAGCATCACCGGCACCGTCGGCCACACCGACCAGAACCGCTTCACCAGCATTCGCATGCCGCGCCGCGCGCTGCTCGACATCAATCCGCGCGCCGAGGAGAAGCTGTCGCAAGTGCTCTCCGACGGTGCGGTGGCGGAGACCATCTTCCGCTACCATGCGCTCGCCGCCAGTCAGGGGCCGCATCTCGATGCCGTCGGCCAGCGTCTGACCGCGCAGCACATGGTCGATCTCGTCGGCCTCCTGCTCGGCACCGACGCCGAGCATGCCAGCCTGGCGCGCGGACGCGGGCATGCGGCGGCGCGTCTCGATCTCATGCGCGCCGACGTGATGGCCGCACTCGGCCGCAACGATCTCTGCCTGTCCGAGATCGCGGCGCGTTCGGGCCTCAGCCCGCGGCAGGCGCAGCGCCTGTTCGAGCAGGCCGGCACCACCTTCACCGAATTCGTGCTGGAGCAGCGCCTGCTCCAGGCGCGCAAGCTGCTGTCCGATCCCCGTGCCCGATCGCGCAAGATCAGCGACATCGCGCATTCCTCGGGTTTCGCCGATCTGTCCTATTTCAACCGGGCCTTCCGCAAGCGCTTCGGTGCAACGCCCTCGGAGCTGCGCGGGGCGTAAGTCGCGAACTTGTGCAGCGGCGCGGTATTGCGGCATTTGGTCGGTGCGGGTCGTTGAGCTATAGTCGCCCGCGCGGGCAGACCGCTGAATGGCTTTGGAAAGTGTAGTAGGCGGACATGGCGCGTATCGTCGTGCTCGGCGCCGGGTTTGCAGGTCTGTGGGCGGCCATCGGCGCCGCGCGCAAGCGCGACGAGATCGGCGCGAACGGCGACATCGAGATCCACCTCGTCGACCGCAATCCCTATCACAACATCCGCGTGCGCAACTACGAGGCCGATCTCGGCGAGGTCGCTTTGCCGCTGCCGCAGCTGCTCGACCCGATCGCTGTCAGCCATGGCATCGGCGAGGTCGAGGCCATCGATCCGGCACACCGCGAAATCTCGCTGGTCACGAGCCGCGGTGAGGAGACGCTGCACTATGATCGCCTCGTGCTAGCGCTCGGCAGCGAGGTGATGCGTCCCGACATTCCAGGCTTTGCCGAGCACGCCTTCGACGTCGACACCTATGCCGCAGCGCTCCGCCTCGAGGATCATCTCGTTTCGCTCGGCCGCAGCGTGCCGGCGCCGGGTCGTTCGACGGTGGTGGTGGTCGGCGCGGGCTTCACCGGCATCGAGGTCGCAGCCGAGATGCCGGCGCGGCTCGCGCATGCGGGCATCAGCGGCAGCCGCCGCATCATCCTGGTCGATCCCAATCCTTCTGTCGGCGCGACCATCGGCGCGCAGGCGCGTCCCGTCATCGAGACGGCCCTGGCCTCGCTCGATGTCGAGATGCGGCTCGGCGTGCGCGTCGCCTCAATCGAGGCGGCCGGCGTGCATCTGAGCTCGGGCGAATTCATTCCGGCGCAGACGGTGATCTGGTGCGCAGGGATGCGCGCAAGCCCCTTGGCGGCAAGCTTTCCGGAGGCGCGCGATCGTCTCGGGCGTCTGCTCGTCGATCCTTTCTTGCGGGTTGCGGATGTGCCTGGCGTGTTCGCGGCCGGCGACGTGGCCTCGAGCGTGGTCGACGGGCTGCATCCGACCGTGATGTCCTGTCAGTTCGCACGTCCCATGGGCCGCTTCGCCGGCCACAACGTGGTCGCCGATCTCGCCGGCCTGCCGATGCTGCCGCTTCGGATCGACTGGTACGTCACGGTGCTCGATCTCGGCGGTTGGGGCGCGCTCTACACCGAAGGCTGGGACCGCGAGGTGCGCGCCACCGGCGCTGCGGCGAAGGCGACCAAGGAAACCATTAACCGCAAGCGCATCTATCCGCCGCTGACGGGCAGCAAGGAAGAGCTGTTCGCGGCGGCCGCGCCGACCGTGCAGGCGCCACCGCCGACGTACGGGGTGCAGCCGCGGAATTGAGCTGGCGCGTGGGCCTAACAAGCGAAGCGACGAAACGAAGGCGACAGGTGGCGCGGCCGGCTGCGGCGGAGCGGCTGCCAGCCATTGTCCGCTCGCCGGTCTCTTAGCCGACTTCGCGGTTCGCTGCCGAGAGGTCGCCTTCTGACTCTTACCAGCAGTCCCTAGTCGCGCACAAAAAGCCTCTGATTTGCTACATCGAGCGTCTTACCGACTAACGATGAGGGTGGGTCCGCGCTAAAGATAATTTCGAGGCCATCAACTTTGTCTATTACATCAGGCGGAACCTGATTTTTTGCATATGCTCCGAGAACCCAGCCAGCGCCTTCGCTCTTCCAATTCGTGTCGTTTGGCTTCTTAGATTGCCGCTCTTTTGCCCACCCAATCCATGCGATTTGGTGACCTTCGGGCATCGTTCGTCGCACCTGCCGCATAAACGTTTTCACCAACGCCAAAGCCGAATTACTGAGCCGTACCGATCCGAGGGGTGGGGCGCCATTTCGAAATGCTTCGTCACTCTCCTGAGTGCGATGCTGTTTTCGCAGATGCTGAGCCAAGTCAGATGCCGCGCGTCGATCAGACTGCGGAGTGGCGTGTAGGCCGCCAACCGGCAAGCAAGTCAGCGCAAGAACAAGAACTTTCGTACAGCGATAGGAGCGCATTACATGGCCCCAGATTTATGATGACGCGGCGGTTCCGGTGCACAACTTTAAAGCTATCTGCGGCCAACGCACTCGGTTTTGAATTGCCCGGTTAACGGAGCGTTGCAAGGTTGCTTACGCGCGTAGGACGACAAGCTGGTGGGCCATCAGTGGTGTATAGCGGACTAGGTTTGCTCAGGCTGAGCTCTTCGCATTTTGACCGTCAGCAGTCATCCCGTCGGGAGGGGGACCAATCTCTTACGTTGAGTTGGGGACGGCCCTTATTCGGTGCTCGCCGAGCGTTCCGGTTACCTCCAACGGCTCAGCTGGCCCGGGCCGTCTTCTGACGAGCCGCACGGCGTCGATGTAGGGATTTGACGCGCGATGTCGCTCCAGATCCGAGCAAAGCGCATCCACTGCCGCTCTATCAAAATTGACCTCGGGAGGGTCTAGCTGCAAGTCAGTCTGGACCACCAAAACCGTTTTCGTGCCATTCGCGTCAATGACGTATTCCACGTCAACGGAGAGCGCGTTTCGGTCGGTTATCATTTGAACCTCGTGACTAGGGCCGCTGGCGGCCTCCCCATATCAAACCAAGCCTGCGATGTCGCCTAGTGGCCCGAAGCGAATCTTCGCGGCGATGCGCCGTGGGCCGGTTTTGACTCTAATCGGACATCGGCTCTAGCCCGCGAACAACCCGTCATGCATTGATGGGTGGCTAATGGCCACTTGGGGGCACCCTTGGCAGGTGACAGGCTGCCGCCTCCTCAAATTATTTTTTGTGCCGCGACCCCGGCGCCGGGTTTGCGCCCTCTTATCTGGGTGAATGCGCCATAGCGGT comes from Bradyrhizobium sp. CCGE-LA001 and encodes:
- the fliJ gene encoding flagellar export protein FliJ is translated as MKSRDTLIRLKKFQVDEKRRRVTQIETMIADFQRMSVDLEREIQTEQDRAGINDPSHFAYPTYAKAAIQRRENLTRSADELKGQLDEAKAALAEAFEELKKVELLDERDQARERAEENAREQADLDSIGLMRARIGAVA
- a CDS encoding helix-turn-helix transcriptional regulator → MDAAKAPGIFIHQYAGLPHGPAFEQWRERAFGSCGLDIGPSQGDSIDCRLQVSIVDNIALAIPEGASAQYSRRQSHLADGSDDLVLIAAHAGRIRVGQNGHTVDLEPAQMVLVDMSITGTVGHTDQNRFTSIRMPRRALLDINPRAEEKLSQVLSDGAVAETIFRYHALAASQGPHLDAVGQRLTAQHMVDLVGLLLGTDAEHASLARGRGHAAARLDLMRADVMAALGRNDLCLSEIAARSGLSPRQAQRLFEQAGTTFTEFVLEQRLLQARKLLSDPRARSRKISDIAHSSGFADLSYFNRAFRKRFGATPSELRGA
- the fliI gene encoding flagellar protein export ATPase FliI is translated as MKALAEQIGDIDGINIYGRVVGVRGLMVEVAGPIHAMSVGARLVIETGANRTIPCEVIGFSGNNAVVMPFAGLDGVRRGCKAVIANAANQVRPSAAWLGRVVNALGEPIDGKGPLPQGSSPMPFRNQPPPAHSRKRVGAPLDLGVRAMNTFLTCCRGQRMGIFAGSGVGKSVLLSMLARNVDAAVSVIGLIGERGREVQEFLQDDLGEVGLARSVVVVATSDEPALMRRQAAYLTLAVAEYFRDENQDVLCLMDSVTRFAMAQREIGLSAGEPPTAKGYTPTVFTELPKLLERAGPGLGEGAITAIFTVLVDGDDHNEPIADAVRGILDGHIVMQRSIAERGRYPAINILKSVSRTMPKSADPQFWPTIQKARAVMATYADMEELIRLGAYRAGSSPEVDEAIRLHEPLEAFLRQRKDENASLADGYRQLAQILGNLETER
- the ctrA gene encoding response regulator transcription factor CtrA, coding for MRVLLIEDDSAVAQSIELMLKSESFNVYTTDLGEEGVDLGKLYDYDIILLDLNLPDMSGYDVLKQLRVSKIKTPILILSGLAGIEDKVKGLGVGADDYMTKPFHKDELVARIHAIVRRSKGHAQSVIQTGDLVVNLDTKTVEVGGQRVHLTGKEYQMLELLSLRKGTTLTKEMFLNHLYGGMDEPELKIIDVFICKLRKKLANASEGRNFIETVWGRGYVLREPHEHEERIPA
- a CDS encoding sigma-70 family RNA polymerase sigma factor, with the translated sequence MLTPAELVGLIEAVAKGDQAAFERLYVATRAKLYGVVLRILRRQDLSEEVIQETYVKIWNSAGQFNPALSSPITWMASIARNRAIDVVRKKSEVSIEEEPQAMEVAADSPDPLARREMTEELKRLLECIGRLEPDRQRLVLLAYYNGWSREQLAEKFATPVNTVKTWLRRSMLDIRECLGL
- a CDS encoding NAD(P)/FAD-dependent oxidoreductase; its protein translation is MARIVVLGAGFAGLWAAIGAARKRDEIGANGDIEIHLVDRNPYHNIRVRNYEADLGEVALPLPQLLDPIAVSHGIGEVEAIDPAHREISLVTSRGEETLHYDRLVLALGSEVMRPDIPGFAEHAFDVDTYAAALRLEDHLVSLGRSVPAPGRSTVVVVGAGFTGIEVAAEMPARLAHAGISGSRRIILVDPNPSVGATIGAQARPVIETALASLDVEMRLGVRVASIEAAGVHLSSGEFIPAQTVIWCAGMRASPLAASFPEARDRLGRLLVDPFLRVADVPGVFAAGDVASSVVDGLHPTVMSCQFARPMGRFAGHNVVADLAGLPMLPLRIDWYVTVLDLGGWGALYTEGWDREVRATGAAAKATKETINRKRIYPPLTGSKEELFAAAAPTVQAPPPTYGVQPRN
- a CDS encoding DUF350 domain-containing protein, whose product is MILQSLAGLPAFLVYFCTGLIAIVAYLFVYTRITPHNEFQLIRDNQPAAAIALGLSLLGFVAPLVSAIAHSANVLDCLIWATIALVVQVIVFFLVKVPVPNLSKRIDSGEIAPAIWLGLASLAAGLLNAASMIY
- a CDS encoding anti-sigma factor — encoded protein: MAHTEDHIALAAEYALGTLDADERAQVETMMAVDPAFAEMVQAWAFRLGVLNQMVGSVEPRPIVWENIRSEIARTALAQEPPAPAEASPPPLLPTPELPTPETASSDSPAEAVPSPEPPHGEAEQPDTPRPAPDVIPDIAPQFIPQVHAPDLNIVRAPEAPVTGDGNVIRLEGRVKRWRSIASAVGALAAALLVTLSLQIFLPDALPGALRPAPRIQTVEVKTPAAPLTASAQYVALLQGQAGGPAFILTIDGATRNFTVRKVGATPEPGKSFELWLISDKLPRPRSLGVIGASDFTARPLLASYDSDVVNGATYAVTVEQAGGSPNGEPTSAPVFSGKLIETVPPAQAQQQPPARK